A region of Insulibacter thermoxylanivorax DNA encodes the following proteins:
- a CDS encoding TRM11 family SAM-dependent methyltransferase, with protein MKGYIAITGKNIDHYLDQYAVIAFELRNSRIKAKRLAIMEAYIALSSIGGIFIRNGPLGDVKGLFTFFVPVEHLDKLKHLLARIGYCDRFYLLDFHSDQSENHTELVTINELIWKGRRFSLHKYYEQDASLYEKQSPHKRKFKILDENDEVKVVHGYRGDGSETGRRALPAEDARCMVNLSNPYRAAKLLDPFSGGGGIVYQAKYIKSSLNVYSVDIDPVVSPGLKFYGSEHRVGDASQIQFPGKKFDAIVTEVPFSPNSTEAILEAMDNLNPFLKDDGNIVMMSGADQAEKIDHHLHSIGMHGYVYHPIDRKGTDVVIMAWTKSDEKIKRMQGFLDVVERVY; from the coding sequence ATGAAAGGTTACATCGCGATTACAGGGAAGAACATCGATCATTACCTCGATCAGTATGCGGTTATTGCCTTCGAACTGAGAAATTCCAGGATCAAAGCCAAGCGGCTGGCGATCATGGAGGCCTATATCGCACTTTCCTCCATCGGGGGAATCTTCATTCGCAACGGTCCGCTTGGGGATGTCAAAGGCCTGTTCACCTTCTTCGTGCCCGTGGAGCATTTAGATAAACTGAAGCACCTCTTGGCGCGGATCGGTTATTGCGACCGGTTCTATCTCCTAGATTTCCACAGTGATCAATCGGAGAACCACACGGAGCTTGTCACGATCAATGAGTTGATTTGGAAAGGCAGGCGGTTCTCGCTCCATAAGTATTATGAGCAGGACGCTTCCCTCTACGAGAAACAATCTCCGCATAAACGGAAGTTCAAGATCCTGGATGAAAACGATGAAGTGAAAGTCGTGCACGGCTACCGCGGCGATGGTTCGGAAACCGGTCGAAGAGCCTTGCCGGCAGAGGATGCCAGATGCATGGTGAATCTGTCCAACCCCTATCGCGCCGCGAAGCTGCTTGATCCATTCTCCGGCGGCGGAGGCATCGTCTATCAAGCCAAATATATCAAGAGCTCTCTCAACGTCTACAGTGTGGATATCGATCCTGTGGTGTCCCCTGGACTTAAGTTTTACGGATCCGAGCACCGCGTCGGCGATGCAAGCCAGATCCAATTCCCCGGCAAGAAGTTCGATGCCATCGTCACCGAAGTCCCCTTCTCCCCGAATTCCACGGAAGCGATCTTAGAAGCCATGGACAATCTCAACCCGTTTCTCAAAGACGACGGGAATATCGTCATGATGAGCGGCGCCGATCAAGCAGAGAAGATCGATCACCATCTCCACAGCATCGGCATGCACGGATATGTATACCACCCCATCGATCGCAAAGGCACCGATGTCGTCATCATGGCATGGACGAAGTCTGACGAGAAGATTAAAAGGATGCAGGGGTTCTTGGATGTGGTGGAGAGAGTTTATTGA
- a CDS encoding FUSC family protein, producing MFPFHQFQIGKRLIKTAVAVFMTAQICYLLNWPMIFAVITAIVTVEPTVDASIRKGLIRFPAAAIGAAFAMIFEAWLGPQPLTFTLSALSTIYVCNLLGWNQALVVSTLTAVNMIYVSEGHFLMEFVVRLGTTITGIVVSAAVNFILFRPNYMSELKTNLSQTYASILTQARLVLDRKVRTSDLLPLTASLEASLDKIQTLLEYQSADLRFKRTSFADLRKLVTIKKHLQFLRRILIYMETAVHSQDEHERTLCYQLLDSKIQKLQAKRHLLYSVK from the coding sequence ATGTTTCCATTTCATCAATTTCAGATTGGCAAACGATTAATCAAAACCGCCGTGGCTGTTTTTATGACCGCGCAGATCTGTTACTTGCTGAACTGGCCGATGATCTTCGCCGTGATTACAGCCATCGTCACCGTTGAACCAACCGTCGATGCTTCCATCCGCAAAGGTCTCATTCGCTTCCCAGCTGCCGCTATAGGCGCAGCTTTCGCGATGATATTCGAAGCGTGGCTCGGTCCCCAGCCGCTGACGTTCACACTCTCAGCATTATCCACGATCTATGTCTGTAATCTTCTCGGCTGGAACCAAGCGCTTGTCGTCTCAACCTTGACCGCAGTTAATATGATCTATGTGTCGGAAGGCCATTTTCTGATGGAATTTGTGGTTCGACTTGGGACAACTATCACCGGAATCGTCGTATCCGCCGCCGTGAATTTTATCCTATTCCGCCCTAATTATATGTCCGAACTTAAAACCAACCTGTCTCAAACCTATGCCTCGATCCTCACTCAGGCACGCCTAGTATTGGATCGCAAGGTGAGAACGAGCGATCTCCTGCCGCTCACGGCTTCGCTGGAAGCATCACTGGACAAAATTCAAACCTTGCTTGAATATCAATCCGCAGACCTGCGATTCAAGCGGACATCCTTCGCAGACCTGCGTAAACTCGTTACGATCAAGAAGCATCTCCAATTCTTGCGCCGCATCCTCATCTATATGGAAACAGCCGTCCACAGCCAAGACGAGCACGAACGCACGCTGTGCTATCAGTTGCTGGACAGCAAGATTCAGAAGCTGCAAGCCAAGCGACATCTTCTCTATAGCGTAAAATGA
- a CDS encoding manganese catalase family protein, giving the protein MFKRINRLPIELPKPEHPDPNAASAVQELLGGRFGEMSTLNNYMFQSFAFRDKEKLKPFYHLVASITAEEVGHVELVANTINLMLTGSTKPDDPDKSPLSNGTDKRNSYHFIDTALTAKPWDSMGKAWTGDYVFNSGNLLLDLLHNFFLEIGARTHKMRVYEMTDNPIAREMIGYLLVRGGVHTLAYAKAIETITGIDLTKMLPVPSLDNSKFEYARKYEEQGWHRRLYTFSDNDYEEIALIWRGSHPDDGSKLEVVHGTPEGYPVPDLPAIDEEFAPGISAEDFEKIFKRLKDAANIE; this is encoded by the coding sequence ATGTTCAAAAGGATCAATCGTCTGCCAATTGAACTGCCAAAACCGGAGCATCCCGATCCCAATGCGGCAAGTGCCGTGCAAGAACTCCTGGGCGGTCGCTTCGGTGAGATGTCCACGCTGAACAACTACATGTTCCAGTCCTTCGCTTTCCGCGACAAGGAGAAGCTGAAGCCATTCTACCATCTGGTGGCCAGCATCACTGCGGAAGAAGTAGGACACGTAGAGCTGGTAGCCAACACCATCAACCTGATGCTCACCGGCTCGACGAAGCCGGATGATCCCGATAAGAGCCCGCTAAGCAATGGAACCGACAAGCGGAACTCGTACCATTTCATCGATACGGCTCTGACGGCCAAACCTTGGGATTCCATGGGCAAAGCTTGGACAGGGGATTATGTCTTCAACAGCGGGAATCTCTTGCTCGACCTGCTGCATAACTTCTTCCTGGAGATCGGGGCACGCACCCACAAGATGCGCGTCTACGAGATGACGGACAACCCGATTGCGCGTGAAATGATCGGATACTTACTCGTGCGCGGCGGCGTGCATACCCTGGCCTACGCCAAAGCCATCGAGACCATCACCGGCATCGACTTGACGAAGATGCTGCCCGTGCCGAGCCTGGACAACTCCAAGTTCGAATACGCACGCAAATACGAAGAACAAGGATGGCACCGCCGGCTGTACACCTTCAGCGATAACGACTATGAAGAGATCGCCCTGATCTGGAGAGGCAGCCATCCGGATGACGGTTCGAAACTGGAAGTTGTCCACGGAACACCGGAAGGCTATCCGGTACCGGATCTGCCGGCAATCGATGAAGAGTTTGCACCGGGCATTTCTGCAGAAGACTTCGAGAAGATCTTCAAACGCCTCAAAGATGCCGCCAATATCGAATAA
- a CDS encoding vWA domain-containing protein, protein MLSSHRVYGAWIISHRKQGYPLLEHEISSEFAKSQLYGTKFCADQVAAMDFRYFARKRPPEEEPSLAVALRIDEYASMSAFGRLEAAKQAAVALYEFCTGCGIPIMVYGDTADRSKLEQMSVYAYVDFESNDPDDKYALMNIQARSNNRDGMALRILAERLLHAPQKTKLIISISDGQPKAMPDYTGEKAARDGISCIT, encoded by the coding sequence ATGCTGTCCAGTCATCGAGTCTACGGAGCGTGGATTATTTCTCACAGGAAACAGGGCTATCCGCTGCTGGAACATGAGATATCGTCTGAATTTGCGAAATCTCAGCTGTACGGCACAAAATTTTGCGCGGACCAGGTTGCTGCGATGGATTTCCGCTATTTTGCCCGCAAGCGTCCGCCGGAGGAAGAACCCTCCCTGGCTGTTGCACTCCGGATTGATGAATACGCGTCGATGTCGGCCTTTGGCCGGTTGGAAGCAGCCAAGCAAGCCGCCGTGGCTTTGTACGAATTTTGCACGGGGTGCGGCATTCCGATCATGGTTTACGGGGATACAGCGGACCGCTCCAAGCTGGAGCAAATGTCTGTCTATGCTTATGTCGACTTTGAGAGCAACGATCCCGATGATAAATACGCGCTTATGAACATTCAGGCGCGCAGCAATAATCGGGATGGTATGGCCCTGCGCATCCTGGCTGAAAGGCTGCTTCATGCGCCGCAGAAGACGAAGCTGATCATCAGCATCAGCGATGGACAACCTAAGGCGATGCCGGATTATACGGGCGAGAAAGCAGCGAGAGATGGGATAAGCTGCATTACCTGA